The Geothrix oryzae DNA window CGGATGAAGGGTGTGCCGCAGCTCCTGCAGGCCAGCCGCCCCTCGGCCTCGCCCTCGGCCTTGTAGATCGTGACGCCCACCTGGGCGGGCCGCTGGACGACATGGAAGAGCTTGCCGAAGGGCAGGCCCAGCAGCAGCAGGATCACCGTCAGCTCATGCAGGAAGGACAGGGTGGCGAAGTTGCGGCCCTGGAGCCACTTCTCCGAGGCGGTGAGCAGCAGGCCCGTCATGCTCACGGCGATGAGCAGCACCAGGGGGAGCAGGTCCAGGTCGAAGCGCTGGGTGGCGGTGTCGCCCTCGTCCTGCTTGCGGCGGATGAGGCTCAGCACGCAGCCGGCGATGACCATGACGGCGGCCAGGTCCAGGACATGGAAGCTGACGAAGGCCTGGAAGCTGTCCAGGGGGAAGGAGCCCGCCGGGAAGCCGAGCACCCAGGCCTGGTAGCGGGTGGCGTCCAGGCCCTCGCTGGTGAAGCGCACCCACCCGAAGACCAGGGGGATGGTCACGGCGAAGCCCAGCAGGCAGCCCCAGGCCAGGAGGGCATGGGCGCCCCAGCGCTTGAGGGAGCGCTTCTCGATGAACCGCTGGAGCACGATCTGGTCCAGGGTCAGCAGGGCCATCCGGGGCAGGGCCTTGAGGGCCTTCGGGGAGAGCAGGGTGCGCAGGGTGTGGCGGAAATACATCCCCGTGGCGGGCCGCTCCAGCCAGGAGAAGTAGCGGTAGGCCACGCCGAAGCCGGCGAAGAGGGTGGCCAGCAGGTAGCCCAGGAGGGCGGGATCCAGCCAGCGCCCCCCTCGGCTGCCCAGGGCCACCAGGCCGCAGAGAACCAGGGTGGTGAGGGTGGCCCGGATGAGGGGGCGCGGCTCGAGGTCGAGTTCGCCGACAAGGCGCATGGCTGGACTCCGAAAGGACCTGAAGGTGATCTTTAAACGGACTATAAAGTCCTAAATTACGGCAAAAAAAGGCGGCATCAAGACCTTGCATCGGAAGGCCGGGCCTTGCCTTCCTTCAAGTTGCGTAGATCCATGAGTTGCAGATCACGGATGGTGGCTTCGGTCATGGAGGAGGCGACCTGGGCCTTCACGGCGCCCCAGGCATCGTGGAGGGGGCAGGGGTGGTCTCCGCCGCAGGTGGGGAAGCCCATGATGCAGCCATCCATGGAATTCGGACCTTCCAGGGCGATGACGACCTCACCCACCGTGATCCGGTGTGCGGGGCGCACGAGCCGGAAGCCGCCCTTGGGGCCCCGCACGGATTCGAGGATGTCCGCCTGCACCAGGCCCTGGAGGATCTTCGCCAGGTAGGGGCCGGGCAGCTCCAGGCTCGAGGCCAGGTCCTTGGCCAGGCAGTAGCTCCCGTCCTCGGGGAGGGCCGCGAGGGCGCGGAGGGCATAGCCGGTGGCCGTGGTGAAGAGCATTCAGGAATCCTTTTTCTGATTATCAGGATCGCGGCAGGACATTCCGGAGTCCAGCCCTGTTGTGATGGAAATCCGCCGCAGAGCCCGGGTTCCGCTCGAGCGCCGCGGGATGTTCCGGGGGACACCGCGGACCGGAGTCTCCCGGCATCAGCCCCCGGGGATCAGGCCAGGGCGCGCCAGAGCAGCAGCAGGCCCACGGCGCTGAGGGCCCCTTCCCGCCAGCCGAGGGTGCGGGCGGGGATGGGCCGGTAGGGCAGGGCCGCGCGGAGGTAGAGCAGGGCCGTCCAGCCGGTCCAGGCCAGGCCCGCGACCCCGCGGGGGGCCAGCAGCAGACCCGAGGTGCCCAGGAGCGCGAGGTGGAGGAGGTGCACGGGGAGCCAGCGGCGGCGCAGCTCCGAGGCCTCGAGCCGGTGGGCGTGGCCCAGGAGCCGGCGCACATGGGCGAGGTTGGCGCCGCCCAGGAGGGTGGCGAAGAGCCAGGCCATTCCCGCCTGGGCCTCCGCGGCGCCGCCGGCGACGAGCAGGATTGCGGCCAGCCCCGCGAAAGCCGCCTGGGCGGTCAGTTCCACGGCCAGGGAGCGGACGGCCCGGGCCAGATCGGCCCGGAGCGCCAATCCCACCAGGGGCGCCGTGAGGGCGAGGGGGATCAGGAAACGCGGACCGGCCAGGACCAGGGCGCCGAGGCCGAGGCCGCCGGCCAGGCCCGCGAAGAGCATCAGGGCCCGTCGCTGGAGGGGGTCCCGCTGGCCGCTCAGCACCCGCCGGAGCGGCGGCCGGGCGAGGAAGACCGCCAGGGCGGCCAGGGCCACCAAACCTCCGGGGAGGCTGGGGCGCACCAGCAGACCCAGCACCAGGGGGAGCCCCAGCATGAACCAGCTGCCGTGCTCGGCAGGAAGGAGGGTGCGCCAGGGGGGAAGGAATCGGGACATTTCGGGCCTCGTTGGTCCGAAATAGAGTCTGCCCTCAAAACCCGTTTCAGACCATGGCGCAGGTCACAGCTCGGATGCGATGAGCTGCAGGCCCTCCAGGGCCTCCTCCATGGTCAGGAAGACGGGCAGGCCCGCCTCGCGGAGCCCCTGGCGATAGGCGTCGTAGAGGTGCCCGCCCTCCACGGCCACGCCCACCCACTTGCCGTGCTGCCGGGCCAGGTCCGCCAGGGCCCGGGCAAAGGGGCCGAAGACTGCCGGATCCGCCGTGCCGAGGCGCCGGGTCAGGGGCACCAGGCCCACCACCAGCACATCGGCCTCGGAGGCCAGCAGCAGGTCGGCGCTGGCCAGGTAGGCCGCTTCATCGGCCATGGGCGTGAGGTCCAGGGGGAGCCGGGGGCTCACGAGACCCGTCAGGCCGTGGGCTTCGATGGCGGCGGTCAGGGCCGCCGTCTCGGCTTCGGTGAGCTTGGCCCCGCGGAAGGGCCCGCCCAGGAGGTCGGCGGAGACCACGGACTCGAAGCCCGCGTTGGTCATGATGGCCACGCGGCGGGGCCTGCCCTCGGCGAAGGCGCCGAGCCAGGACAGGGCGGCGTCGAAGGCCTCGATGCGCTCGGCCAGCATCGCGCCCGAACGCCGCAGGACGCTGGCCTGCAGGGCGTGATCGCCCGCGAGCGCCCCCGTGTGGCTGCTGGCGGCGGCCATGCCCTCCTGGCTGCGACCGCCCTTGTAGAGCAGGACGCGGCGGCCCGCGGCGCGGAGGCCCCTGGCCGCTTCGGCCGTGGCCTTGAGGTCGCCGGGAGCGAAACCCTCCAGGTAGGCGCCGGCCACTTTCACGGCCGGGTCCGAGGCGAAGCCGGCGAGGAAGTCTGAGCAGCGCAGGTCCATCTGGTTGCCGATGGCGATGGCGGCCCGCAGTCCCAGGTCCGGCCGCCGGCTAAGGCGGGTGATGAGGAAGGCGCCGCTCTGGCTCACCAGCGCCACATGGCCGGGCTTGGGGCGCAGGGGCAGCTTCTCGTCGGGGATGAAGAGGGTGTTCAGGTGCTGGTCGGGGCTGTAGAGGCCCAGGCCGTTGGGGCCCACCAGGGCCGGCGTCCACTTGCCTTCGCGCCGGTGGGCCTCCAGGCCGGCGACGAGCCGCTGGCCGAGCCCCTCGGTGTCGGCGCCATCGCCCAGGCCTCCGGCCACCACATAGACCACGGTGGCGCCGCCGCCCTGGTGGCAGAGCTGCTCCACCAGCTCCAGGGTCTGGACGGCGGGCAGGGAGACGATGAGCTGGTCCGTGGGCGCCGCCGCCAGCTCGGCCACGGAGGGCAGGCAGGGCAGGCCCAGGAACTCGGTCGCGCCGGGCTTGATGAGGCGGATCGAACCTTCCGGCAGCGAGGCCTTCTGGGCGTTCTCCAGGATGATGCGGCCCACCGTGCCCGCG harbors:
- a CDS encoding RrF2 family transcriptional regulator, giving the protein MLFTTATGYALRALAALPEDGSYCLAKDLASSLELPGPYLAKILQGLVQADILESVRGPKGGFRLVRPAHRITVGEVVIALEGPNSMDGCIMGFPTCGGDHPCPLHDAWGAVKAQVASSMTEATIRDLQLMDLRNLKEGKARPSDARS
- a CDS encoding YwiC-like family protein, which gives rise to MSRFLPPWRTLLPAEHGSWFMLGLPLVLGLLVRPSLPGGLVALAALAVFLARPPLRRVLSGQRDPLQRRALMLFAGLAGGLGLGALVLAGPRFLIPLALTAPLVGLALRADLARAVRSLAVELTAQAAFAGLAAILLVAGGAAEAQAGMAWLFATLLGGANLAHVRRLLGHAHRLEASELRRRWLPVHLLHLALLGTSGLLLAPRGVAGLAWTGWTALLYLRAALPYRPIPARTLGWREGALSAVGLLLLWRALA
- a CDS encoding acetate--CoA ligase family protein, with the translated sequence MSDATGFLHEGRAYGLLAAAGLRVPRHGFLEAGPLPFAPGEPIVLKGIADQLWHKSDKGAVHFGAFDAEALRAEAAAMRQRVAEHPWIGGLVCEKVAFKRLAGLPTEALVSLKRDPDAGWLVVCGIGGLQADAWAALAPPMIWPLALCTPDQALADLRAHWLGRTWLGHQRGAEALTDEAKLLAFLQGLWRAAEGLEREGVTLLELNPVVLDGDGLPTALDGVGTLGAAAPAPAATPDPAWYQALVSPRNLVIAGVSSRAGTVGRIILENAQKASLPEGSIRLIKPGATEFLGLPCLPSVAELAAAPTDQLIVSLPAVQTLELVEQLCHQGGGATVVYVVAGGLGDGADTEGLGQRLVAGLEAHRREGKWTPALVGPNGLGLYSPDQHLNTLFIPDEKLPLRPKPGHVALVSQSGAFLITRLSRRPDLGLRAAIAIGNQMDLRCSDFLAGFASDPAVKVAGAYLEGFAPGDLKATAEAARGLRAAGRRVLLYKGGRSQEGMAAASSHTGALAGDHALQASVLRRSGAMLAERIEAFDAALSWLGAFAEGRPRRVAIMTNAGFESVVSADLLGGPFRGAKLTEAETAALTAAIEAHGLTGLVSPRLPLDLTPMADEAAYLASADLLLASEADVLVVGLVPLTRRLGTADPAVFGPFARALADLARQHGKWVGVAVEGGHLYDAYRQGLREAGLPVFLTMEEALEGLQLIASEL